AATCTCTCGCCAGAAAAAAAGGTGGTTTTATTTGCCCCGACCTTTCGTAATAAGCAAAAGACAACACCGTTAGAGTTTGATGTAGACCGAATACTTACTACATTAAAGCAAGCATTTGGTGGTGAGTGGGTGTTATTAGTAAAACTTCATCCGCACTTAACTGAGATGTATCGTCATACTGACTTCTCAAAAAATGTTAGAAACGTAACAGCTTATGAAGATACACAAGAACTACTTGCTTGTGCGGATATTTTAATAACAGATTATTCTTCGTTAATGTTTGACTTTGCCATTACAGAGCGCCCGTGTTTTTTATACACACCAGATATCGAGCAATACACAGCAAGTGAGAGAAAGCTCTACTTCCAATTAAGTGATTTACCGTTTCCATCAGCCGTTAACGAGGAAGCACTATTAGTGCAATTTGATCGCTTTAATAAACAAGACTACTTAGAAAAACTAGCAACATTCTTGCTTGCTACCGGAAGTTTTGAAGAAGGAAAAGCATCAGAGAAAGTCGTTGAACGCATACATCAGATTTGTAGCTAAAGGAGGCAGATTAATTTGAAACCATTAACAATAGGTTATACTACTGGCGTCTTTGATTTGTTCCACATCGGTCATTTAAATATTTTAAAACGTGCCAAAGAACATTGTGATTATTTGATTGTAGGTGTGAGCACTGACGAACTCGTTCAATCATACAAGAATAAGACACCTGTTATCCCTTTTCATGAACGAATAGCGATTGTCGACGCGATTCAATATGTTGATAAAGTCATAGCCCAAGAGCATCGAGATAAATATAAAACATGGGAAGAACTCCAATATGACATTATGTTCGTAGGAGATGACTGGAAAGGCACGCCATTGTTCGATGACCTTGAAGCAAAATTTCAAACGGTTGGGGTTAATATTATGTATTTTCCTTATACTGGTGGCGTTTCTTCTACCCTTGTAAAAGAAAAGCTGCTGACATAAGGAAGTGACCATATGATGAATGAAAAGTGTGTTGATATTTCAGTTATTGTCCCGGTTTTTAACGTAGCTGATTTTGTCTTACCTTGTTTAAACAGTATTAAAGATCAAACCTTCAAAAATATTGAAGTCCTTATTATCAATGACGGATCTAGCGACGGAAGTGATGAGTTATGTGAAGAATTTGCTAGGACAGATGATCGTTTCAAGGTTATTCATCAACGAAATGGTGGGTTATCTGCAGCGAGAAATACTGGGATCCAGCATGCTTCAGGCTTATACTTAGCGTTTATAGACGGTGATGATAAAATTGATCCGCTCATGTTAGAAACGTTATTCCAATTATGTGAGTCTTCAAAAAGTGAGATAGCCGTATGTGGAATGGGGAAAGAAATAGACGGTAGACCAGTGTTTAAACAGCCAGAAACGCATTCAATTAAACACTTTAATACGACAGAGGCTATGAGAGAACTTTTCAAAGGTGAGCTTTATCGCTTTGCTGCATGTAATAAGCTGTATAAAAAAGAACTCTTCTCCACTGTGACCTTTCCGACTGGTAGAATTCATGAAGATCTCCAAACGACGTATAAAGTGATCGGCCAAGCAAAACGTCTTACCTTTACAGACTATATTGGCTATATTTATGTGCAACGGAGTGACAGCATTCTTAATAAAGCTTATCATGAAGACCGGTTGGATTCATTCAGAGGATGGGATGACATTATCTTTTATATGAATGAAAAATTCCCTGAGCTGAAAGACAGCTACCTCTCGTGTTATGCCTATTGGACGGCTGATCATATCTTTTATATATTGAATCAAGTATCTAACCGTACTACGAAACGGCGTTATCTACGGGCCATACAAACTCACTTGAAAAAACACTATAGACAGGTTATGAATGTGGAAAGTCTATCAATTAAGTACAAATGTTTATTAACAATGTTGCGGTTTAATATCGCGTTAGTGAATATGAATTACCAAGTAAAAAAGGCGCTGCGGAAAGCGTCTTAATTTGTTAAGAAAGATGGTGCAGAATGATACCAAAAATAAGTATTATTGTGGCCGTATATAATTTATCAGACTATTTGCCAACATGTATAGATTCTATCTTAAATCAATCGTTTAAAGAGTTTGAGCTTCTGTTAATCGATGACGGATCAACAGACGACTCAATCGAAATATGTAAAAAATATGAGCAAGTTGATAACAGAGTGCGCCTCATTCAAAAAGCAAATGGTGGTATTGCCTCTGTGAGAAATTGTGGGATAAGAGAAGCCAAAGGCAAGTATATTGGCTTTGTAGATGGGGATGATTTTATCCATCGTGATATGTATCATTCATTACTAAAAGTGATAGAAGCAACCTCATCAGATATAGCGGTGTGCGATTTTGCAGAAGTTTACCCTGATGATCCTGTTCCTCAGCTAAATGATTCAGGTTCCATTGCCAATACGGTTGTTTATTCCAGTATGCAAGCTTTAAAGCAACTTTATACGAAGGATGCCTTGACATTTATCTATCCATGGAACAAATTATACCGCAAATCATTATTCACTGAACTAAAATATGTTGAAGGCAAAAATTATGACGATGAGTTTATTGCCCATAAATTATTATATCGTTGTAAAACGATAGCCTATGTTAATAAAGTGGGCTACTATTATTTACAGCGTCAAGGCAGTTGGGTAAGGTCACCGTTTACAGTGAAAAAATTCGATAGAGTTTATGCCTTAAATGATAGAAGGGTTTTCTTTAAGGAAAAACAACTAAAAGACCTTCATGCATTGTCCGTTCATCAATTTATGGAAGTCTTCTTATGGTATTATCATCATGCAACAGACACTTTGACAGATATTGACGACGAATTAGCAACGTTAAAAGCAAGTTTTAACGATGCTTTTTTTGATTTGTTGCGACATAAAAATATACGGTTAAAGCAAAAAATAATGCTCATTATTTTTCGTTTTAATCCACGTCGGTTTCAGAAGTTAAAAGCTAAGAAAGAAGCGCAAGCTAGTAAATCCGCATCACTGTAATTCGCGAAGGGAGGGCACCAGAACATGAAAAAAAAGCTGCTATTTGTCATAGATTCACTTGATTGTGCAGGGGCAGAAAAAAGTCTTGTCACACTTCTCGGTTTGTTAGATTATTCGAAATATGATGTGGACTTAGTTCTTTTTGCCCATGGAAAAACGTTACAATCGCTTGTACCAGATGAGGTGACGATAATTGAACCGTTCCCATATACAATTTTTACAACACAGCCATTAGCTCATTCATTAAAAACAGTGTGGCGGCAACCTCACTTTTTATGGTCTAGACTCTCGTATTCATTGAAATTACGTAGCGGAGAGCATGATAATATTAAGAAAGCAAGACTCTATTGGGAAAGTGCCTCACGAGCGATTAAAGAACTTCCTAACACGTATGATACAGCAATTGCTTATGCACAAGGCGTTCCGACATTTTTTGTCTCTGATAAAGTGAAAGCAAGACAAAAATACGCTTGGGTTAATGTCAGTTATCGACTCACTGGAAAAGAAAAGACTTTTCAAAGAAAGCATTATGACCAATTTAACAAAATTGTGGCGGTGTCAGCTATGACAAAGGATATTTTTCTTGAGAATTATCCAGACATTTGCGAGAAAATGACGGTGATTCACGACATTAATAATCCAGAGATGATTTCTCAAATGGCCGAATTAG
The DNA window shown above is from Salipaludibacillus agaradhaerens and carries:
- a CDS encoding glycosyltransferase, whose translation is MKKKLLFVIDSLDCAGAEKSLVTLLGLLDYSKYDVDLVLFAHGKTLQSLVPDEVTIIEPFPYTIFTTQPLAHSLKTVWRQPHFLWSRLSYSLKLRSGEHDNIKKARLYWESASRAIKELPNTYDTAIAYAQGVPTFFVSDKVKARQKYAWVNVSYRLTGKEKTFQRKHYDQFNKIVAVSAMTKDIFLENYPDICEKMTVIHDINNPEMISQMAELDGGYSDEFTGLRLLTIGRLARQKGYDMALEACKKLKENGIHFKWYVLGKGPLQEEIEAAIKEYKLEEHFILLGVKANPYPYIKQADLYVQTSRFEGFGIALAEARMLNTPVVTTRFDAVFTQMVDGKNGLVVDMDSDAIFKGIMTLIQDEQLTEAIKEYQSQEKKGNIEEIEKVYALIHA
- a CDS encoding adenylyltransferase/cytidyltransferase family protein, which gives rise to MKPLTIGYTTGVFDLFHIGHLNILKRAKEHCDYLIVGVSTDELVQSYKNKTPVIPFHERIAIVDAIQYVDKVIAQEHRDKYKTWEELQYDIMFVGDDWKGTPLFDDLEAKFQTVGVNIMYFPYTGGVSSTLVKEKLLT
- a CDS encoding glycosyltransferase family 2 protein, translating into MMNEKCVDISVIVPVFNVADFVLPCLNSIKDQTFKNIEVLIINDGSSDGSDELCEEFARTDDRFKVIHQRNGGLSAARNTGIQHASGLYLAFIDGDDKIDPLMLETLFQLCESSKSEIAVCGMGKEIDGRPVFKQPETHSIKHFNTTEAMRELFKGELYRFAACNKLYKKELFSTVTFPTGRIHEDLQTTYKVIGQAKRLTFTDYIGYIYVQRSDSILNKAYHEDRLDSFRGWDDIIFYMNEKFPELKDSYLSCYAYWTADHIFYILNQVSNRTTKRRYLRAIQTHLKKHYRQVMNVESLSIKYKCLLTMLRFNIALVNMNYQVKKALRKAS
- a CDS encoding glycosyltransferase family 2 protein, translating into MIPKISIIVAVYNLSDYLPTCIDSILNQSFKEFELLLIDDGSTDDSIEICKKYEQVDNRVRLIQKANGGIASVRNCGIREAKGKYIGFVDGDDFIHRDMYHSLLKVIEATSSDIAVCDFAEVYPDDPVPQLNDSGSIANTVVYSSMQALKQLYTKDALTFIYPWNKLYRKSLFTELKYVEGKNYDDEFIAHKLLYRCKTIAYVNKVGYYYLQRQGSWVRSPFTVKKFDRVYALNDRRVFFKEKQLKDLHALSVHQFMEVFLWYYHHATDTLTDIDDELATLKASFNDAFFDLLRHKNIRLKQKIMLIIFRFNPRRFQKLKAKKEAQASKSASL